Genomic window (Saccharothrix australiensis):
CGTCCGGTCGAGGCATACGACGCGGCCAACAACAAGAGCACCACGGCCTACGCCCCGGCGGCGGACTTCCCGGCCCGGACGGTGACTACCACCAACCCGCTCAACCACACCTCCACCAACACCTTCGAGCCCGCCTTCGGCGCGCCGGTGAAGGAAGTCGGCCCCAACAACGAGGCCGTGAACCTGGCCTACGACCCGTTGGGCCGGTTGAGCAAGGTGTGGCTGCTCGGACGCGGCACCGACAAGACGCCGAACACCGAGTACACCTACGACTACCGCACCGACGCACCCACCGTGGTGACGACGAAGTCGCTGCTGGAGAACCAGACGTACTCCACCTCGTACAAGCTCTACGACGGGTTGCTGCGGGAACGGCAGACCCAGGTACCCGCGATCGCGGGCGGTCGCGTCCTGACCGACACCTGGTACGACGGCCGAGGTGCGGCGTGGAAGACCAACGCGGCCTACTACAACGAGGACGCGCCCGCGCCCGCGTTGCACGGCGTGCTGGACAACGCGGTGCCGAACCAGACCGTGACCCAGTTCGACCAGCTCGGCCGAGCCACCGCGGTCATCTACCGCAAGCTCGACGTCGAGCAGTGGCGTACCACCAACGCCTACGAGGGCGACCGCACCCACACCACACCGCCGGCGGGCAACACCGCGTTCACCGTCATTAAGGACGCGCAGGGCAACGTGGTAGAGCGTAGGCAGTATCACGGTGCGACGACGTCCGGCGACTTCGACGCCACCACCTACGCCTACACCCGCAAGGGGCAACTGGACACGGTCACCGACGCCGCCGGCAATCAGTGGCGTTACGAGTACGACCTGTTGGGCCGCAAGGCCAAGGACCATGATCCCGACCGGGGCACGACCACCTACGCCTACAACGACCTCGACCAGGTGGTGTCGACCACCGACGCGCGCGGCAAGACCGTCGCGACGGTGTACGACGTGCTGGGCCGCAAGATCTCCCAGCACGACGGATCGACGACGGGCACGAAGCTCGCCGAGTGGACCTACGACACGCTCAAGAAGGGCCTGCTGACCGAGTCGATCCGGTACCTGAACGGCAAGGCCTACAGCCGGAAGGTCGGCTTCTACGACGCCCTGAACCGGCCCACCAGCAACATCACCACCATCCCGACGGGAGAAGGTGGCCTCACCGGCACCTACACCTTCCGCACCGGCTACACGCCGGTGACCGGCCTGGTCTCGATGACCACCATGCCTGCGGCCGGCGGCCTGGACGGCGAAGCCATCCTCACCAACTACAACGAGTTCGACATGCCGGTCAAGACCTACGGCCACCAGACGTACGCGAAGGAACACCTGTACTCGAAGTACGGCGAGACGCTGCGGCTGACCCTCGGCGACGGCACGAACTCGGCGTGGGTGACCAACAACTACCAGGAAGGCACCCGCCGCCTGGAGCAGACCATCATCGACCGCAACACCACCACCGGGTTCCGCCTGGCCGACCGGACCTACTCCTACGACCCATCGGGCAACATCAAGCGAATCGCGGACCAACCGACCGGCGGCCCGCAGGACGTGCAGTGCTTCGACTACGACCACCTGCGCCGGATGAACCGGGCCTACACGTCGGCGTCGGGTGACTGCACCGTCCAGCCGAGCACCACGAACCTCGGTGGAACCGCGCCCTATTGGTACGACTACACGTTCGACAAGACCGGCAACCGCGTCTCGGAGGTCAAGCACACCGCCCAGGGCGACACGACCCGCACGTCCACCTACCCGGCGGCGGGCACGGCGCGTCCGCACAGCGTGCTCAGCGTCGACCAGGCGGGCCCGTCCGGCACGTCCCGCGACGAGTTCACCTACGACGAAGTCGGCAACACCAAGGCCCGCAAGGTCGGCGGCTCCACCCAGACCCTGGAGTGGGACGTCGAAGGCAGGCTGACGAAGGCCATCGAGGCCGACGGCAAGACCTCCGAATACGTCTACGACGCCTCCGGCGCGCGGTTCATGAAGAAGGAACCGGGCCGCACGACGTTGTACCTGCCCGGCACCGAGCTGGTGCTGGACACGGGCAACAACACCGTCAAGGGCAAGCGCTACTACTCCCACGCCGGCAGCACCGTCGCGGTGCGCACCGCGGGTGCCGGCCTGGACTTCCTGCTCGCCGACCACCAGGGCACCGCGTCCCTGTCGGTGGGCGGCGGAAACCTCGCCGTGACCCGCCGCTACACCGACCCGTTCGGCAACAGCCGCGGCACGGTGCCCGGCACGTGGCCCGACGACAAGGGATTCGTCGGCGGCACGCAGGACCGCACGGGCCTGGTGCACCTGGGAGCCCGCCAGTACGACCCGGCGACGGGCCGGTTCCTGTCGGTCGACCCGATCATGGACACGACGGACCCGCAGCAGATCAACGGATACTCCTACGCCAACAACAGCCCGGTGTCCGACTCCGACCCCGGCGGACTGCGCAACTGCGGCCCGGACGGAGTGCTCTGCGGCTACGACCCCCGGATGTTCGACCAGGGCGACGGCAGCAAAGCGGCGAAGGACGCCGCACGCCAGCAGTGGAGCAGGGAAAAGGCCGTCTACACGGCGATCAACCGCTACTACGACTCCGTCAAGCGCAACCGCGCCGCCACCGACAGAGCAGCGGCAGCCAAACACGGGATGAGCGACGAGGAATACCGCGAGACCAAGGCAGTCGCCTCGTCCAACAAGTCCTGGTGGGATGTCGTCGCCGAGCAGGCGGGCGACATCGTCCTCGACCTCATCGGCTACAACGACGTCCGCGACTGCTTCACCAAGGGCGACCTGTGGGCCTGCGCCGGCCTGATCCCGTGGGGCAAGTTCCTCAAAGTCATCAAGAGCGCCGCCCGCGTGATCAGCGCCATCGCCTCCGCCAACAGGTGGACGGACAAGGTCCGCGACGCCCGCTCCCGCATCCGCAAGGTCGAAGAAACCGCCGAGCAGATGCGCCGAGCCGAACCTGGTTCTGCCTGTAAGATCAATAGTTTCGTCCAGGGCACCCAGGTGTTGATGGCGGACGGCAGCAGCAAGCCCATCGAACAGATCAAGATCGGCGACCGGGTACTGGCCTGGGACCAGCGGACCGGTGAGACCGCGGCGAAGCCGGTGACGGCGACGATCCTCGGCGACGGCTTGAAGCATCTCGTCGAGCTCACCATCGACACCCGTGACGGGGCCAGGACCGTCACGGCCACCGGTAACCACCCGTTCTGGTCGCCCGACGCCGAGAAGTGGGTCCTCACGGCAGAACTCAAGGCCGGCGACCGGCTGCTCACGCACTCGGGCGATGTCGCCGCCGTGGCCGCCACCAGCCACTGGTTCCAGCCCCAGCAGGTTAACAACCTCACCGTCGACGAGAACCACACGTATTATGTGATCGCTGGCGGAACTCCCATCCTCGTCCATAATGACGACGGCAGCAGCATGATCGGGGCGAATGGAACGCAGATTACGAGTTCCACCGTATGGCAGCGCGGTGCGTTGCGTATCGATGTGGAGAACCCCAGCCCGGGTGGGCGGCCTGGTCAGATGCACCTGCAGGTTCAGGTCAACGGTGTGAAGTCATCTGACGCCCCTAAGTACCAGTACAACTTTGAGGCCAGGCAGTTTGACGGATTGCCGAAGAGCTTGCAGAAGGAGCTTGCGAAAACTGACTTCGAGAGAGGCGTCACGAAGGGGCTCGGCTTCCTTGGTGAGCCGTGCTAGTACCATGCTGGAGCGCGGCCGAGGGGTCCACATGGAGATGGAAGAGCCTTGCTGCTTGACTGGATTGGATAGGCAAGTGAAGTTCAACCCGATGTTTTCGGATCTATTTCAACCAGAGCTCTTGGGGCGAGTGACCAAGGGGGATGTTCCGGAGTCGTTCCAGTCCGCCTTGGCCGCCGGGTGGGAAGCTGATCCCAGCGGGGCCTGGGTCCTTCGACTTTTCTCCGAGAGCTATCGGGGGGACCGGTCGTCGTTCACAGACTTGACTGGGTACGAAGCTGCAGTAAATGGTCGAGCTATTCCGGATCTCGATCTGGCGGCAGATCACCCGGCGCGGGCTGAGGTATTGGTCAGGCGCGCCTATTCATTCGCCCACTGTGCGCTCTTTGCTCTTAATCAAACCCTTGGCGCCCCGCCTGGAAGCGCCTACATCTCAATCGGCCCCACTCTGTACGACGAGGGCCTTGTCACGGGGAGCGTGACATTCTGCGTGCAGCATAACGAGGAAGAACCCTATCTGGCCGATATTTCACGGGTGACTCTTTCGGGCATTCTGGTGGTAGATTCCGATGATTGCGTCAGCCCGTTGGTCTAGGGATGCCGGAATATCGCCTTTGGATTGCTGAGCCGGTGGCTTATCGGCTTGCACGAACTGGATCAGAGTAAACGAGAAACCCCGCCGGAATGGGTACCGACGGGGTTTCTCGGCGTCTTGACGGCAGGAGTTGGCGGTATGTTTGCCGAGAATGCCATCCATGCAGATCGGGCGGGGTGGTGGTACTCACCGAGCCATTTTCATCCTGCGGTGATCTCGTAGTTCTGTAGGACGTGGATAACTTTGGCCAGTTGGCCGGCGCGGCGGGGACAGCAGCGAAGTTTGCGGAGGATGCGCCAGTCTTGGAGCTGGGCGTTGGCGCGTTCACCGGGGCCGGGGACTGTAAAACGAGTGGCTCTGGCACGTAGTCGGTGGTGACGCGAAGTAGCCGATCACGATCATGATCTTGTGATGGATGTCGACTCCCTCGTGGGAACGGTGTTTTCCGGGCTGTCGGCGCTGGTCGTCCAGGACGTGGCGGACAGTGGCGACATGGTGGTGGTCACGGCCCGCACTCGGGATTCGACCGTACCGTGTCCCGGGTGCGGGACCGCGACGGCGAAGGTGCACGGGTATCACCGTCGGGCTGTGAAGGACGTGCCGGTCGACGGCCGTCAGGTCGTCGTGCACCTGCGCGCCCGGCGACTGGCCTGCCCGGATCGGCACTGCCCGCGGCAGACCTTCCGGGAACAGATTCCCGGACTGCTGGAACGCCACCAGCGCCGCACGGTGCGGCTCGTGCGGCAGATTTCCCAGGTGGCGCGGGAGTTATGCGGTCGGGCGGCAGCACGCCTGACCGACCTCCTCGCCATGCCCGCCTCCCGCAGCACGGCGTTACGTCGTCTACGACGCCTGCCGCTACCGGAATTGACCGTCCCGCGGGTGATCGGCGTGGACGACTTCGCCCTGCGCCGCCGGCACCGCTACGCCACGATCGTCATCGACGCCGAGACCGGTCGACGTGTCGCGGTGCTGCCCGGCCGCGACGCCGCCACCCTGGAGGCCTGGTTGCGCGGGAATCCCGGTGTCGAGGTCGTGTGCCGGGACGGCTCGGCCACCTACGCCGAGGCCGTCCGCCGAGCCCTGCCCGACGCGGTGCAGGTCAGTGACCGATGGCACCTGTGGCGCAACCTCTGCGACAAGGTCCTGGTCGAGGTCCGTGCGCACGCCGGGTGTTGGGCCACGGTCAACCCGTCCCGCCCCGGCGGGGTTCACGAGCAGACCGTCCGCGAACGCTGGAACAAGGTCCACGAGCTGCTCGGTCAGGGGGTCGGCCTGCTCGACTGCGCACGGCGCCTGGGCGTGGCCCTGAACACCGTCAAACGCTACGCCCGCATGCCCGAACCCCAGACCCTGCGCATCGCCCCTACCCACCGCCCGACGCTGGTCGACCCCTACCGCGACCCCTACCGCGACCACCTGCGCGCCCACCGCGCGGCCGACTCCGCGGTCCCGGTCACCCGCCTGCTCGCCGAGATCCGCGAGTCGGGCTACACCGGCAGCGCCAACCTGCTGGTCCGCTACCTCAGCCAGGGCCGCGCCGAAGGCGAGCGCCCTGTCACCACCTCCCGCCACGCAAGCAGCCTCCTGCTCACCAAACCCGAGAACCTGCGCCCGAAGGACACGGAGTTGTCGGAGAAGATCACCGCGGCCTGCCCGGAGATGACCGCACTCGCCGACCTGGTGCGCGGCTTCGCCGCCCTGCTGACACCCGCCGCGGGCAACGACGCGAAACTCACCGAGTGGATCACGGCGGCCCGCACCGCGAATCTGCCGCATCTACGCAGTTTCACCAACGGCCTGGAGATCGACCGGTCCGCCGTGGACGCCGCCGTGATCCTGCCCTACCACAACGGCCGCACCGAAGGCGTCAACACCCGCACCAAAAGGATCATAAGACAGATGCACGGACGCGCCGGATTCGACCTCCTCCGCCGCCGCATCCTCCTACCCTGACAGATACTCGGCGTCACCACCGACTACGGGCCAGAGCCAAACGAGCGGTGTGACTCCCGGTCATGGAAGTACACCCGATGACCGAGATGGTGTCCGGCGTGGAACGTACTGAGGACCCGAAGTCCGGGACCGCCATGGATGGCCTGGATGAGCAGCTGGTCGACCAACTGGTCGGCCAGGCCCGCGCCGGCGGGCTGAAGTTGACCGGTGAGGGCGGGGTGCTCCAGCGGCTGACCAGGCGGCTGCTGGAGTCCGCCCTGGAAGGTGGGATCACCGACCACCTGGGCTACGACGAGCACGACCCGGCCGGTCGCGGTACCGGTGACTCGCGCAACGGCACCCGCTCCAAGACCGTGCTCACCGACGCGGGACCCGTGGAGATCGACGTGCCGTGCGACCGCGACGCCGAGTTCGAACCCCGGATCGCGGCCAAGCGGCACAAGCGGCTCACCGGCGTCGACGAGATGGTCGTCCCGTTGTCCGCCAAGGGCCTGACCACCGGTGGGATCTCCGCGCACCCGGCCGAGGTCCACGGCGCGGAGGTGTCTCGTCAGACGATCTCCACGATCACCGACAAGGTGGTCGAGGGCATGATCGAATGGCGAAACCGACCTCTCGACCCGGCTTGAGTTCCATCGGTGGTTGCGAACGTCCTCGGGAGGGATGTTCGTATGCCGCGTTGGGCACCCAACATGTTGCCGTTGTCGGTGAGGAAGCGGTACTTCGAGCTGCTGCGTCAGGGTTACAAAGGTACTGCGACGGCGTGTGTGGTCGGTGTGTCGACCAGCTACGGGTGGCTGTGGTTCCTCGATGCTGGCGGCGTGCTCGTCGATGACCCCGGCCCGATCTCACAGCGCTTCCTCACCCAGGACGACCGGATCACCATCGCCGATGGGCTACAGGCCAGGCACGAGGTCAAGACCATCGCGGCCATGATCGGCCGCAGTGTGCAGACGGTCTACCGGGAGATCACCCGCAACAGCAAACCCGACGGCCGCTACAACCCCTGGTGGGCGCACAACTAGGTCGTGTTTCAAAGGTGAGGTGGCCGGCGGCGTGTCGGTAGCCGGAACATGGCGAGGTCTCCGGTAAGTGGTTTAGCGACCAAGCACAACCGCAGTACCGGAGACCTGGTGGCCGGCGTAGCGGCAGTGGGGCGGGCTGATCTGACCGACGCGCAGTGGGCGGTGCTGCAACCGTTGCTGCCCGTCGGTGCCAAGCCGGGCCGTCCGCCGAAGTGGAGCAAGCGGCAGTTGGTCGACGGTATCCGGTGGCGGGTGCGTGTCGGTGCCCCGTGGCGTGACGTCCCGCCCGACTACGGCCCCTGGCAGACACCGTGTACGGGCTGTTCCGACGTT
Coding sequences:
- a CDS encoding helix-turn-helix domain-containing protein, whose product is MRKRYFELLRQGYKGTATACVVGVSTSYGWLWFLDAGGVLVDDPGPISQRFLTQDDRITIADGLQARHEVKTIAAMIGRSVQTVYREITRNSKPDGRYNPWWAHN
- a CDS encoding polymorphic toxin-type HINT domain-containing protein, with the translated sequence MFNRVQLIALTTTLSASAITAVATPAVADIAVRLPELRQERSVPGDPVPVRPLPDDEAAQRAVKSPEPVRWPVAARAEVDLSAVDGQRGLAASGDSPVRVARVDAPALAQRSATPGGRVAVETFDRSAAEKAGLDGVLVRVADRDGGKLSVRLDYSGFAGAFGADYGSRLRFEMLPECALSTPDKEECRVGTPLRTDNNTGERALTAEVEMPAAHARSAGVLLAATAGTSGSGGDYGATPLAPSGSWNAGGSSGDFSYSYPFKLPAVPGGPLPSIALGYSSGSVDGRTSATNNQASVVGDGWELSGGGYIERRYKGCAEDLGGNQGQTKTGDLCWATDNATLVLGGVSSELVWNGTEGLWHPKNDDGSRIQKLTGAANGDNDGEHWKVTATDGTQYFLGLNRLPGWVAGKPETNSAWTTPVFGNNDGEPCKAGAFADSWCQQVWRWNVDLMIDPRGNATTYYYDTEVNHYGRNNTVSATTPYVRAGLVRRIEYGLRSNALFAAPPARVWFDTAERCLPGGSITCAPEQLNSSTAGSWPDVPADALCAAGAPCDDHAPAFFSRKRLVKVLTQIRRDDVTGDAQFKDVESWALRHEFPATGDGLSPSLWLAGIKHTGHVGGTASTPEMTFGGTAMPNRVDSLEGLAPITRYRITGISNETGGYTAIGYSGPDCRRADRMPASPEYNTLRCYPTRWSPPNYPEPIVDWFHKYVVTQVIEDDRTGGSALLRTSYEYLGDPAWHYDENDFGTAEQRTWSSWRGYGVVRTLAGEPTGVQSITETLYLRGMDGDTLPGGTKRDVHVADADGGSIEDHERLQGFVREARQYQGGKIVSATVNDPWLHGPTATNGDDRAFLLKTGVVRGRTLLADNTWRRTQVSTTFNRQGLTEQVDDAGDTAVIGDEKCTRTTYARNEGAWLLNAASRVRTIAVACSAGDGAATDVVTDVRSSFDNQAHGAAPTRGEVTTAERWNGTGWQVVAKTKYDDYGRPVEAYDAANNKSTTAYAPAADFPARTVTTTNPLNHTSTNTFEPAFGAPVKEVGPNNEAVNLAYDPLGRLSKVWLLGRGTDKTPNTEYTYDYRTDAPTVVTTKSLLENQTYSTSYKLYDGLLRERQTQVPAIAGGRVLTDTWYDGRGAAWKTNAAYYNEDAPAPALHGVLDNAVPNQTVTQFDQLGRATAVIYRKLDVEQWRTTNAYEGDRTHTTPPAGNTAFTVIKDAQGNVVERRQYHGATTSGDFDATTYAYTRKGQLDTVTDAAGNQWRYEYDLLGRKAKDHDPDRGTTTYAYNDLDQVVSTTDARGKTVATVYDVLGRKISQHDGSTTGTKLAEWTYDTLKKGLLTESIRYLNGKAYSRKVGFYDALNRPTSNITTIPTGEGGLTGTYTFRTGYTPVTGLVSMTTMPAAGGLDGEAILTNYNEFDMPVKTYGHQTYAKEHLYSKYGETLRLTLGDGTNSAWVTNNYQEGTRRLEQTIIDRNTTTGFRLADRTYSYDPSGNIKRIADQPTGGPQDVQCFDYDHLRRMNRAYTSASGDCTVQPSTTNLGGTAPYWYDYTFDKTGNRVSEVKHTAQGDTTRTSTYPAAGTARPHSVLSVDQAGPSGTSRDEFTYDEVGNTKARKVGGSTQTLEWDVEGRLTKAIEADGKTSEYVYDASGARFMKKEPGRTTLYLPGTELVLDTGNNTVKGKRYYSHAGSTVAVRTAGAGLDFLLADHQGTASLSVGGGNLAVTRRYTDPFGNSRGTVPGTWPDDKGFVGGTQDRTGLVHLGARQYDPATGRFLSVDPIMDTTDPQQINGYSYANNSPVSDSDPGGLRNCGPDGVLCGYDPRMFDQGDGSKAAKDAARQQWSREKAVYTAINRYYDSVKRNRAATDRAAAAKHGMSDEEYRETKAVASSNKSWWDVVAEQAGDIVLDLIGYNDVRDCFTKGDLWACAGLIPWGKFLKVIKSAARVISAIASANRWTDKVRDARSRIRKVEETAEQMRRAEPGSACKINSFVQGTQVLMADGSSKPIEQIKIGDRVLAWDQRTGETAAKPVTATILGDGLKHLVELTIDTRDGARTVTATGNHPFWSPDAEKWVLTAELKAGDRLLTHSGDVAAVAATSHWFQPQQVNNLTVDENHTYYVIAGGTPILVHNDDGSSMIGANGTQITSSTVWQRGALRIDVENPSPGGRPGQMHLQVQVNGVKSSDAPKYQYNFEARQFDGLPKSLQKELAKTDFERGVTKGLGFLGEPC
- a CDS encoding ISL3 family transposase, with product MDVDSLVGTVFSGLSALVVQDVADSGDMVVVTARTRDSTVPCPGCGTATAKVHGYHRRAVKDVPVDGRQVVVHLRARRLACPDRHCPRQTFREQIPGLLERHQRRTVRLVRQISQVARELCGRAAARLTDLLAMPASRSTALRRLRRLPLPELTVPRVIGVDDFALRRRHRYATIVIDAETGRRVAVLPGRDAATLEAWLRGNPGVEVVCRDGSATYAEAVRRALPDAVQVSDRWHLWRNLCDKVLVEVRAHAGCWATVNPSRPGGVHEQTVRERWNKVHELLGQGVGLLDCARRLGVALNTVKRYARMPEPQTLRIAPTHRPTLVDPYRDPYRDHLRAHRAADSAVPVTRLLAEIRESGYTGSANLLVRYLSQGRAEGERPVTTSRHASSLLLTKPENLRPKDTELSEKITAACPEMTALADLVRGFAALLTPAAGNDAKLTEWITAARTANLPHLRSFTNGLEIDRSAVDAAVILPYHNGRTEGVNTRTKRIIRQMHGRAGFDLLRRRILLP